The Pseudomonadota bacterium genome contains the following window.
CCGGCCCATGGTATCGGTCGCGGCCAGAGTTACAACTGCTACAAACTGATCGCGGAGGACTTTGGTCTTAAATACAAACCATGGGAAGAACGCGGCTGGTAGATACAGGTCAGTATAGGTTAATTAGTGAAATATATCCTTCTGGGGGCAGTATCTGACGTTGTGATGTACAACACAGGCCTGCTCCCATTGGGGATAGCCATTATTAACACATCTGCCAAATGATTGTAGGCATGATGGGCTACCTTCCTTAATGAGTGTTTCTCGTACTTTCACTCTGCCAGAAAACCCGTCATGTCCTACATATTATCTCATGTTGTGCATCTTGAAGTGGAATTCACCATATATTACATTGCATGCAGTCGCAACTAACCTGTTTTTCAATATTGAACATATCTGCAAAACTTCACACCTGAAGAGCAACGGAACATGAAGTGTGGTTAACAGCTTTTATTTGTATTATATGGTAAAAGAGACAGATCATATTCTTTTTCTTGACATATTATAATGTAGTTACTATACTATAATAACTATACTATAATATGAGGATATATCATGAAAAATCCATTTATCTTCAAGGAATTACCCATAGATGCTCCGTTCTGTGACAGGGAAAAAGAGCTGAAAGATCTTATATCGCATGCCGCCAACAACGCAAATGTTGTGCTCTTCTCTCCGCGCAGGTATGGAAAAACATCGCTCATAAAACGGGTCCAGTCCCAGCTTGTTCAAAAAGGATTCGTTGCTGTATATATTGATTTCTTCGGGATTGATTCAACAGAGGACGTGGCTGCAAGGCTTGCGTCCCAACTCTATGCTTTTTGCCACAAAAACGAACCAATGCTCCAGAAAGCTATACGGTTTATGTCTTCCTGGCGTCCTGTTATCAAACCGGATCCGTATGACGGGATATCGATATCCGCAGAACCCGTCGGTCACAAAAAAGGCATGGATATCCTCGATGAAACATTTTCCCAGTTCGGAAAATTTGCCACAGAAAGTGATACACAATTTCATATTGTCTTTGATGAGTTTCAGGAGATTACGGAATTGCCTGATTCCCTGAAGATTGAAGGCATGGTGCGTTCTCACATACAGACCCACCAGAACGTGTCCTATTTTTTTGTGGGAAGCAGGAGAAGGATACTGATCGATATCTTCAATGAAAAGAAAAGACCCTTTTACAAAAGTGATATTAGCTGCAAACTTG
Protein-coding sequences here:
- a CDS encoding ATP-binding protein, encoding MKNPFIFKELPIDAPFCDREKELKDLISHAANNANVVLFSPRRYGKTSLIKRVQSQLVQKGFVAVYIDFFGIDSTEDVAARLASQLYAFCHKNEPMLQKAIRFMSSWRPVIKPDPYDGISISAEPVGHKKGMDILDETFSQFGKFATESDTQFHIVFDEFQEITELPDSLKIEGMVRSHIQTHQNVSYFFVGSRRRILIDIFNEKKRPFYKSDISCKLAPLPKGEAIVFIVERFSSGGKKCPEDIAEMIYNSVNGYPYYIQRIPYSIYEVSEKDTITRDDYIKGALQTMEDEKTIYEALIGALSIQHIKLLSALAQESTASLFSAHYMARHRLGSVGGVQGALKKLINLDYIEKRDDGIFCVVDPVFALWLNHLKKN